A portion of the Paenibacillus marchantiae genome contains these proteins:
- a CDS encoding MFS transporter: MKDKKWDLVALASIPVIMTLGNSMLIPILPQIERELKVSSFKVSMLITVYAVVAILLIPLAGYLSDRFGRKAVIIPSLIIAAAGGAVAGGAAWMLDGNVAYWSILGGRLLQGIGAAGAFPIVIPLVGDMFDDENEVSKSLGIIETSNTFGKVLSPILGAALAVWIWYLPFMAIPVLCVLSLVLVIFLVKTPKRKEEPKSFPEFVASIRSVLKEKGRWLYAIFAIGGICMFVLFGVLFYLSETLESEFKLKGVLKGLVLAIPLAALCLASFFAGKWIGKNKTRMKWLGFIGLAVLTVSLGVIGLFDNIYVVVGLFTLGGAGIGATLPCLDAMVTEGVDKEQRGTITALFSSMRFIGVSLGPPVVSLLISSHHFLLFGILAASGAVGGLLTLLAVKPDKGNQPTSGSGQNQRERDYDEVKQPSGYLPGRRKKSPL; the protein is encoded by the coding sequence ATGAAAGATAAAAAGTGGGACCTCGTCGCACTCGCTTCCATCCCGGTTATTATGACACTGGGTAACTCTATGCTGATCCCCATCCTTCCGCAGATTGAGCGTGAATTGAAAGTGTCCTCATTCAAGGTCAGCATGTTAATTACGGTTTATGCGGTCGTCGCAATCCTGCTCATTCCACTTGCAGGATATCTGTCGGATCGATTCGGCAGGAAAGCCGTTATTATCCCCAGTCTCATCATTGCAGCCGCAGGAGGCGCGGTAGCAGGAGGAGCAGCCTGGATGCTAGATGGAAATGTGGCATACTGGAGTATTCTCGGTGGCAGACTTTTGCAAGGGATAGGAGCAGCAGGGGCTTTCCCGATTGTCATTCCATTGGTGGGTGATATGTTCGATGATGAAAACGAGGTAAGTAAAAGCCTTGGCATTATTGAAACCTCGAATACCTTCGGCAAGGTACTAAGTCCGATTTTGGGTGCAGCTTTGGCTGTATGGATTTGGTATTTGCCTTTTATGGCTATTCCGGTACTTTGTGTGCTTTCATTGGTTCTGGTTATTTTTCTGGTGAAAACACCCAAGAGGAAGGAAGAACCAAAGAGCTTTCCCGAATTTGTTGCTTCCATCCGCAGTGTGCTGAAAGAAAAGGGCCGCTGGCTGTATGCGATTTTTGCGATTGGCGGTATTTGCATGTTTGTTCTCTTTGGTGTGCTCTTTTATCTATCGGAGACGTTGGAATCGGAGTTCAAATTAAAGGGTGTACTTAAAGGACTTGTACTTGCTATACCACTGGCAGCCTTGTGTCTGGCGTCTTTCTTTGCTGGAAAATGGATAGGAAAGAACAAGACACGGATGAAATGGCTTGGTTTTATCGGACTTGCTGTTTTAACTGTATCTCTTGGCGTGATCGGGCTTTTTGACAACATTTATGTAGTTGTTGGTTTGTTCACCCTTGGTGGAGCGGGAATAGGCGCTACGCTGCCATGTCTGGATGCTATGGTTACTGAAGGGGTGGACAAGGAACAACGCGGCACCATCACGGCGTTATTCAGCAGCATGCGTTTTATCGGTGTGTCTCTCGGTCCTCCTGTCGTGTCATTGTTGATCTCTTCCCACCATTTCCTTCTGTTTGGTATTCTCGCCGCGTCGGGGGCGGTGGGAGGGCTACTCACGTTATTGGCAGTCAAGCCAGATAAGGGAAATCAGCCCACATCAGGCAGTGGTCAAAATCAACGTGAACGTGATTATGATGAAGTGAAACAGCCCAGTGGTTATCTGCCGGGGCGGAGAAAGAAAAGTCCACTCTGA
- a CDS encoding MFS transporter, with protein MKSQSSQVKLWTTDFILLMLCNFLLFLQLHMIVSPLPSYVQDRFHANAFEVSLFTCLFALSAIAARLYSAKALEKGLRNAMIYIGLTVALLATLGYYFAAGIAVLLLLRMVFGIGFGMSSTAFPTMASDIVPVKRMGEGMGYFGLSTSLAMSMGPIIGVTLLQGAGFMTLMLCTAGVIVVIYPLSYSLTRKKARRVNDEVIPTPPVGTAAISGTKVKTPFNRKLILPSVLNCLLSITYGGLVGFIVLYGKEANLANPALFFLFNALAVLLVRPFAGRIYDSKGPKALLIPGAIFIAAGLITLSYASSMSILFVAAFLYGIGYGSIQSSMQTWMIQIVSPSQRGMANGMFLNTLDLGIALGALLLGAIASITSYTDMYRYSIVFMILFLLIYLIQGKRNGGFAVPVHPLLTHTHIAAQDSDRHELTETATEKNTTTQQKDN; from the coding sequence ATGAAATCACAATCATCGCAAGTCAAACTATGGACCACCGATTTTATCCTGCTCATGTTATGTAACTTTCTACTCTTTCTACAACTCCACATGATTGTATCCCCACTGCCTTCTTATGTGCAGGACCGTTTTCACGCCAATGCCTTTGAAGTCAGCCTCTTCACCTGTCTTTTTGCCCTTAGCGCCATTGCTGCCCGGCTCTATTCAGCCAAAGCATTGGAGAAGGGTCTTCGTAATGCCATGATCTATATTGGCCTGACAGTTGCCTTACTCGCTACACTTGGATATTATTTTGCTGCTGGGATTGCGGTCCTGTTATTGCTGCGCATGGTGTTCGGTATCGGATTCGGTATGAGTAGCACGGCTTTCCCGACTATGGCGTCGGATATTGTGCCTGTGAAACGGATGGGTGAAGGTATGGGCTATTTCGGCCTGTCTACAAGTCTGGCCATGTCCATGGGTCCCATTATTGGGGTCACGTTGCTTCAGGGTGCCGGGTTCATGACACTCATGTTATGTACGGCAGGTGTTATTGTGGTCATCTATCCGCTCAGCTATTCACTGACACGCAAGAAAGCTCGTAGGGTCAATGATGAGGTGATACCAACACCTCCTGTTGGAACAGCTGCGATATCAGGCACCAAAGTAAAGACGCCTTTCAATCGCAAACTGATTCTGCCAAGTGTACTGAATTGTTTACTGTCCATCACGTATGGCGGACTGGTCGGATTCATCGTTTTGTACGGAAAGGAAGCCAACCTGGCTAACCCTGCACTGTTCTTTTTGTTTAATGCTCTCGCTGTACTGCTGGTTAGACCGTTTGCAGGTCGGATCTATGACAGTAAAGGTCCAAAAGCCTTACTGATTCCCGGAGCGATATTCATCGCTGCTGGACTGATCACGCTCTCTTACGCTTCGTCGATGTCCATCTTGTTTGTCGCTGCATTTTTATATGGAATTGGATATGGTTCAATACAGTCTTCCATGCAGACCTGGATGATTCAGATTGTCTCCCCTTCACAGCGCGGTATGGCTAACGGCATGTTTCTGAATACGCTGGATCTGGGGATTGCTCTGGGAGCACTTCTGCTGGGCGCTATTGCTTCCATAACCAGTTATACCGATATGTACCGTTATTCCATTGTGTTCATGATTCTATTCCTCCTGATATACCTGATTCAAGGGAAACGAAATGGAGGGTTTGCGGTGCCTGTGCATCCGTTATTGACGCATACACATATCGCTGCCCAGGATTCCGATCGGCATGAGCTTACCGAGACTGCAACCGAGAAGAACACAACTACTCAGCAAAAAGATAATTGA
- a CDS encoding MarR family winged helix-turn-helix transcriptional regulator has translation MGNDYSLDQSIGFMLGMTHRKASAVLAIRFKPYDITTEQFSVLFNIGRGEGVNQKEVANRVYKDQPTTARIIDLLEKKGWVERRTSEQDRRAYLLYLTDEGKILLDQLVPLEREMNKNLIEGIPEDQMEAFRHTLSLMNSNL, from the coding sequence ATGGGGAACGATTATTCACTCGATCAATCCATTGGATTCATGCTGGGCATGACACATCGCAAGGCGTCGGCTGTACTAGCCATACGATTCAAACCCTATGATATTACGACAGAGCAGTTTTCCGTTCTGTTCAATATCGGCAGAGGCGAAGGCGTGAACCAGAAGGAAGTCGCCAATCGCGTTTATAAGGACCAGCCCACAACTGCCCGCATTATTGATCTGTTGGAAAAGAAAGGCTGGGTCGAACGCCGGACCAGCGAACAGGATCGCAGAGCCTACTTGCTCTACTTGACCGATGAAGGAAAGATATTGCTTGACCAGCTTGTTCCGCTCGAAAGAGAAATGAATAAAAATCTGATTGAAGGTATACCCGAAGACCAGATGGAAGCATTTAGACATACTCTTTCCCTCATGAACAGCAACCTGTAA
- a CDS encoding RbsD/FucU family protein, which yields MLKNIPAIIPPELLKIMSEMGHGDELVLADGNFPAASHAQRLIRCDALGTVELLDAILSLYPLDTYAERPAAVMQVVKGDQVVPIIWEDYRRLILDHEGITDAFDHEERFAFYERASRAYVIVATGERAQYANLILKKGVIFPDTEPYPQAKKVELN from the coding sequence ATGCTGAAGAACATTCCCGCAATAATACCTCCGGAACTGCTGAAGATCATGTCTGAAATGGGTCATGGAGACGAACTAGTACTGGCTGATGGCAACTTCCCCGCAGCCAGTCATGCCCAGCGGTTGATTCGCTGTGATGCGCTGGGTACCGTGGAGTTACTGGATGCCATTTTAAGTTTGTATCCACTCGATACGTACGCTGAGCGTCCAGCAGCCGTTATGCAGGTCGTCAAGGGGGATCAGGTGGTGCCTATCATCTGGGAAGACTATCGCAGGCTGATCCTTGACCATGAGGGCATCACGGATGCCTTTGATCATGAAGAGCGTTTTGCTTTTTATGAGCGGGCTTCTCGCGCCTATGTCATTGTTGCAACCGGTGAACGTGCGCAGTATGCCAATTTGATTTTGAAAAAAGGTGTCATTTTTCCAGATACAGAG